AACCAAAAGACGGCTTACCTCCTCACGCAGGTGGAAGGGCTCCCGCAAAAGGAAGCAGCAGAAATCATGAACCAAAGCCCAAAGGCCGTGGAGTCTCTGGTGCAGCGGGCCAAGGCGAATTTGAAACAGGAATTAGAAAAATATTTCCCCGAACGAGGGAAATCAAAAAATAGTACGTCGAAATGAACATGGAACGAAAAAATCGCATCGAGGAGGTGATGGCTAGCCTGGAGGGCATTCAAAAAGCGAAGGCGCCCCGCGATGGCTTTGCCAAAATCCAGCAAAAGCTGGCCGATCAGCGTCGGGAACAACCCACCCTCAGCAAGCCTGATTATGGCTGGATGAAAGTGGCTGCGGTGATCGCTTTGGTAGTCTGCTCAAACGCTTGGGCCGTTTCCAACTATTGGGGAGCTGACCGGGCCACTTCCGCGGATGCCAGCGCCTACCCACAGCTAGTAACTGATTTTAACCTGTACGAAAATGAATAGCAAAATCTATAAAATCGGATTCTTCATCCTTTTGATCATCAACATAGGACTGGTGGTCCTCTTTGTATTGGGCCCAAAGCCCCCACGCCCCGAAAGCGGGATTAAGAACGAAATCAGCCGCGAGCTGGGTTTCACTGACGAGCAGCAAGCAGCCTTTGAGCAAATGGCCATGAACCATCGGGAAGCCATCCGCAAGCTGGATCAGCAGGAGCGACAACTGTTGGGGTCTTTTTTCAATCAACTGTCACAGCCACAGCCCAATGAACCCAATGAAGAACTTCTCCAGGAAATCATGCAGCTGGAAAAAGACAAGATCATGATCACCTACAACCACTTTGAAGAATTGAAAGATCTATGCAGCGAGGAGCAGCGAATCAGGTTTGACAGGGTGATTCAGCGAATCCTTCCTGCTCTGACCAATTCATCTGAGCGGCCCATGAAGCCCCAGAGGCCGCCACTCTGATCCTTGTCTTGCAAAGACCCACCTGATCGCCGATATCAAAACACTAAAATCCAGTACTTAGGCGCTCTCCTCGAATCGCCTTTTTTTGTAGCATGTGCGTGCCCCGAGGGAATTGGCTCGAAGCTTCGTCTAAACTCCAAACACAGAAAAACTGACACTAAATTTTTCAATGATGAAGAAAATACTTCTGCCCATAATCCTTCTTATCTCTTTCATGGCATGCGAACAAGAGCGTATTGGAACTTCAGAAGATGATAACGAAGACATCATCTTTGATGACACTGATTTTGAAGCTACAGACTGGACCACCGATACCCACAGCAACGATGTGGATCCAAATTTTGAAGAGGTTTTTGATGACAATGCCGTCAAACGACTTGACCTGGTGATTACCGCTGATCGTTGGGAGACCATGCTGGACGACATGACCAGCCTGTATGGAACTTTTGGAGTGGGCAGGGGTGGAAATTCGTTTTCAGATGAAAATCCTGTTTTTGTCCCCGCAGAGGTGTTTTATGAAGGCACCCAATGGTACAAAGTAGGTGTTCGCTTCAAAGGCAACTCCAGTCTGGCATCTACCTGGAAGTCCGGCAATATGAAGTTGTCATTCAAACTTGACTTTGACGAGTTTGAAGATGACTATCCACAAATCAAGAATCAGCGATTTTATGGATTCAAGAAGCTAAGTCTCAAAAACAACTACAACGACAAGTCCATGCTGCGGGAGAAAGTGGCAGGTGATATTTTCAGAAACGCCGGACTGGTGGGTTCACATACTGCATTTTATACACTCTATGTAGACCATGGAGAGGGCCCGGTGTACTTCGGACTGTACACCCTGGTGGAAGAAGTAGATGATACGGTCATTGATACCCAATTTGCCAATAATGACGGCAACCTCTACCAGCCTGATGGTGATGGCGCCAGCTTTGCCTCAGGTACATTCAGTGAGTCCGTTTTTGGGAAGGAAACCAATGAAGATGCTGCCGACTGGTCGGATATACAGAACCTGTTTACAGCACTACATGCCGACAACAGAACGAGCAATGCAGCGGCATGGCGTACCAGCCTGGAGTCTGTTTTGGATACCGATGTATTCTTAAAGTACCTAGCGGTGAATACCGTCATACAAAACTGGGATACCTATGGAAGGATGACCCACAACTACTTTTTGTACAACAATCCTGAAACCAATCTGCTCACCTGGATTCCCTGGGATAACAATGAGGCCTTGCAAACCGGCAATATGGGTGGATCACTACCCCTTAATTTTTCAGGGCTGTCTTCCGCTCAGTGGCCGTTGATCGGATATCTGTATGCCGATGCCACCTACAAAGCACAGTATGACACCTATGTGGAAGAGGTCATCAATGGGGTATTTAACCCCAGCGACATGCAGGCTACCTATACCACCTACGCTACTTTGGTAGAACCATATGCTACTTCGGAAATTCGCGGGTATTCATTTCTGAACAGCAGTTCCGATTTTCAATCGGCCGTGAATACATTGAAAACACATGTAACGCAGCGATCGGCAGCCGTGGCAGCCTACCTGGACTGATGGCTAAAGGAGAGGTATTTTTCAATATAAATCCTTAACCCAAGTAGTCAATCCTGTAATTTGCCTTTTCGTCAGTATATTTCGACTTATTTCAATCTTTTACCTTCATCAAATCCATGCTTATTTCGTCCAAGATTTATCGATTCACCTTCTTACTCAGCCTCTTCTCCCTCCTGCTAACCATCGCCTGTGGCGGCGGTGATGGGGATGACGAACCGGAGCCAACCGCAGAAGGCATTTTGATCAACGAAATAGTGGCCTCCGGTGATGATTGGATTGAATTGTACAACGCGCTGGAAACCAGCAAAGACCTGAGTGGCTATACTATTTCGGATAGCGGCAATGAATATGAATTGCCTGCCGGCACCACCATTGCGGCCAGGGGATTTGTGGTGCTGCTCTGCAATGATCTCGGAACAGGCCTCAATACCAACTTCAAGCTTTCGTCAAGTGGAGAATCGGTGTCCCTGAAAAATGCCGAAGGGACTCTTATTGATCAAGTGGAATTCCCCAATCTGGACAATGGTCAGTCCTATGCCAGATTCCCGGATGGTGCGGATCTTTGGCAGATCACCGGTGTTACCACTCAAGGAGAATCCAACGGGTCGGATGGAGCTCCGGCCATCAATTCCATCTCCAGATCTCCACTCGTGCCAGCATTGAATGAAAATGTGGTCGTCACTGCCGAGTTGATTTCAACCACTGGTGTGGCTTCAGTAAAGTTGTTTCATCGCTTCAATGGCAGTGCCTTCTCGGAGGTGGCCATGACGCTTCAAAGCGGAACCTCTTACACTGGCACAATCCCGGGAATGGCCACAGAAGGGACTGTGGAGTATTACGTGGAAGCAGTAGGAACTAACGGATCATCTTCATTCAAGCCTGCCTCTGCGCCGGATAATACTGACGATTATTTACTCAATACAGATCCCCTGCCCCAGTTGGTCATCAATGAATTTATGGCCAGCAATACCTCCTGTTGTCCGGATACCGATAGTGGAGAGGATGAGTTTGACGACTGGATAGAAATCCACAACCTGGGCGCTACTGCAGTGAATCTTGCAGACATGTATTTCTCAGACGATAAAGACAATCCTTTCGGCGATAAAATCAGTGATGATGACGCTGCTGCCACTACCATTCCTGCGGGTGGTTATCTGGTGTTTTGGGCAGACGGATCCACCAGCCAGGGACCCACTCACCTCAATTTTAGCTTGAGCGCAGATGGCGAAGATGTCGGGTTGTTTTACATCGATGGACGTACCATTGACGCCTACACCTTTGGCGCCCAAAGCGAGAATGTCTCATGGGGACGAATCACAGATGGTGGCGACACCTGGGGAGCGCAGGCTACCCCCACACCGGGCCAGGCCAATCAATGATGGCTGAACAGGGTTCATAACACCAGGGAAAGGCTGCTACCAGGGTATAAAATAAGTGATTTTTTAGGATCATGTAATATTTGTGTGGCGTACATTAAATGGTAATATTTTGCAAACCGAATTAATCCTCTTGTAATTCAGAAAAGTAGTAACGCAAAGGAGGGCGGGGCATCCAAGGCAAGTGTGAATCATTTTGACTCCAAAAAATTCCCAAAAAAAGCTCAAACCAGATGAGTCGAAATGATTTTTTGCGTTGGTGCCTTTTCTTTTGCTTCGTTTTCTTTGGGCAAGCAATAGAAAATGAAGGTAAGTAGCCAGTCAATTGGATTGAGGTAAATAAGGTATCAGATCACTATCTCACAATCCATCTTTAATGCAATCTCCCCACAGGAATTCCGCATGATCCATTTTTCAGACCGATTTTGCGAGGGACGTAACTAAGGATTACGTCTAAATAATCAAACAAATAAGGAAATGAAAGATACAAATTAAAACAATCGCACTTGGAGCAATGGCCTTCTTGATCGTGTCATGTGCTTCACAGAAAAATCAGACCAGTAGCAATGACCAAAGACCTTCGGGTCAGCAGGCTGGTCGTCAGCAGGGACCGCCAAGTTTCTCTCAGCTCATCGCTGAAATGGACGCCAACGAGGATGGTAAACTGGCCAAAAGCGAGGTGAAAGGGCCCCTGGCCAATGATTTCTCAAAAATTGACACCAACAGTGACGGGTTTCTTTCAGAAAGTGAATTGAAAAATGCCCATGCGCCACAGAGAGGCGGCCCAAGAAACTAAGCAACCCGTATTTCATCACACTCCCATCCCCGACTTGTCGGGGATTTTTTTTGTTTTCCCTGCACTCAGTTGAATACCAGCTGCTGGGTGGCAAAATCGGTCAATCCTCTTTAAACACGCAATATCGCTTCCAGAAAACCCATATTTTCGCCTTTGTTTTTCACAATAAGCACCGGAATGTCCGACTCATGAAATACCAGTTTTTCCGCCATAGAGCCGATCAAAATAGAAGAAGCAGTGGTTCTTCCCCGGGAGCCTATGGCGATGATATCCGCCCCAAACTCAATAGCTCGCGCATGTACCAGCTTCTCATTTTCATCCAGCTTTGAAGAAAGGAAGGAACACTCCAGGTCACCCGAAAACTGATGATCTTTCTGAAATTTGGCACATTCATTCCTGGCATGACCTCTGATGATCTCATCAAATTCCTCATACGTTTTTCCGATCTTATAATATCCTGTAGGCACGTTGTAGATATGCACCAAAGCCATGTCTTTCGGTGATTTTTTTGTCAGCACTTCTGCCTGATGCACCGCAAGTGCAGAATGCCTTGAAAAGTCGACAGGGATCAATACTTTTTTGATTTCAGGTCTAAAGTTTTCGGGTACGAGTAAAAGCGAACATGGGCACTTTCTGGCGATGTGACTGGAAACCAGGCCGGAACCTTTCAGACTCTTCTTCCTTCCCATCACGATCAAGTCCACAGACTTTACTTTGGCCAATTTCAAAATCTTATCAATAGGAGCCCCATCCTTAACGATGCATTCTGTTTTAACTTCAGACCCCTGAAAATACTGGCCAACCTTTTGCTCTATTTCTGCCTGAATACTTTCATCAAGCGGGGCCATCAAAGTAGGATACTTTTGGATAAGTTCCTCCGGAAATTCAAGGGTTTTGGCCACATGCAAAAAGAAAATTCGCTCAATAGGGAGGATTTTGCTGATCATGGCCGCATACCGGATCACATGTTCATCCATTTCTGTAAGATCGAGGGTAACGAGTGCTACCTGGTAAGAATGATGTTTGAAAGCTTCCATAGTGTTAAGAGATTCGTTGTACAACCATTATTTTAATATCAGCAAAGGTATGGGGCTGTGAAAGGTCATTTTTTCTGTTAAGCTCTCGTTAAAAAGTCGCTCGATGAAAGAATAACTCTTTGGGAGTATGGTGATCAGATCGACCTTATGGGCCAGACTGTATTCCACCAGGCCTTCTTCCACACTGTGGTGGTAGGTAAAATGAAAGTCTGATTTCACTTCTTCCAGCTGTTTGAGAATGACCTCTCGATTATCAAGTTCCTGCCTGATCATATTTTTCGCATCACGATTCAATGTAATCACATCCACAGTCAGCTCCATTTCCTTAGCCAAACTAATCAAAAACTGAATTTCCCGATTCACTGTGGAAGTACTGTAGTCACTGGCCAGGCCTACTTTTTTCAGGCGCTTGAGTGACGTTTTATCTGGAATGACAAATACGGGCACGTCTACTCTTTTGATAATCTTTGCTGTTTTTGTTCCCCAGATTTCATCAAAACCCTTAGCTCCTTTGGTGGCCATGACCAGTAGATCAATCGCTTCGTTCTGAGCAGTCCCCACAATGTTATCCAACGAAAGGCCCCGCTCTTTTCTGAATTCATGAGGCACCCTGTTCAACCCCGGGTGCTCTTTAAGGAGTTTTGCGAACTTTCTGTCAATGCTTTTTTCAAGTTTATCGGGGTGATCTTCATAGTCTTCCTCAGCGATGAGGCGATGATACACGTGCAGTATGAGCAATCGACCACCCATCCGGTCCGCCAGGTAAATCGCCTGTTCCAAGGCATTTCCTGCTCTTTCTGAAAAATCTGTAGGTACTAGAATGTTTTTTAGTGTTTTCATGATTGAAGCCGTTAAGTGAATAATCTGAAAATCCAATGATAAAGGCAAACCCTCTGATTAATCATGACATTACCCGTTGTACATCTATGAGATAAATCAGGTGACTGATCACAGTCAGACCAGTCTCGGAAACAGGGTGAAGGCTTAACAAAGAGATCAATAAATTTTTAAAAGGAGCAGGATTCATTGGAAGATAACATTGGAAGCCCCATCTCCTCCCCAAAAATTATCTTTAATTTGGGAGAACGGACCCAACGCCTATGATACCATCAGAATTTGAGCGATACGAGCAAATGGAAAAGGAACAGCTACCAGTCCCTAAGCATAAACTTCACAAATGGACCCATTTTGCCGGGTTGTACGCCGCAGAACATGTCGCTGCCACAGAGTTTGTCATTGGTGCCACTTTCATCAGTTATGATCACCCAAAAGTGGCGACTCACTTAGCAAAATTCTAAAAATCGCTCATCTCCAAAATCAGACAAAGGCAGCTCAAAAAAAAATGCCGGGCCAAAGCCCGGCATTCCACTAACACCATGAAAAGTAATATGAAGAAGTAATGAATGTTAAGGATTCTGCTTGATCAAAGGATTGTTAGCTATTTCATTGGATGGAATGAAGTAGATGTTTCGCGGATCATCCCATGGAATCACCTGAGTAGTCTGCCCTTCATCCAGATGCATCCCCGGATAGCTTCGATCAATGTTCATCTTATTTCTGACCAGATCAGTCAACCTAAAACCCTCCCAGGCCAGCTCTAGTCTCCGCTCGTGCAAGACCACCTCCAAAGCAGATGCAAATCCCTTCAGGTCTGTGGTGGTATAGAGCGCTGTACCTGTCAGCCCGGCACGCTCTCTGATCACATTTACATCCGCTATGGCTTGAGCAGCATTATTCAGATGAGCATAAGCTTCTGCCCTGTTCAGGTACACCTCGCCCAGTCTAATCAGCTGTGGGGAGTTGAGGGTAACCACACCGTCCTGGTAAGAAAACTTGGTGATGAAGTATTTGGGAAATCCATTGCGTTCCTTCACCGTCACTCCATCCGGCTCAAGGTCCGGCACAATAAAGTCATTACGAATGTCATCCGGATATTGCAAAAGGAAATCTCTCAGCGGCTCAGAGGCGTATACCTCGCCCCAACCCTGCCCCTGATCCGTAAGATACATGGAGCCAATAGAAGCCGAAGCATGATCATCCTGCAGCAGGTGTGCCACCAGGAAGATGGCCTCCTCAGATTCCGACCCATTCCAGAATGAATTGAGATAATCAGCTCTGGAAACCAGTGAAAAATCATCACCATCGATCACTTTATCGGCATAGTCGATGGCATCCTGCCACTGCTCCATGTGCAGATACACTCTGCTAAGCAAGGCCTGAGCAGCGCCTTCCGACGCATAGGCTGATCCACGACCGCCAGACATTAACTCTTCAGCTTTCAGCAAGTCTGCCTCCACCTGGGCGTAGCACTGGCCCACGGTAGATCGGGCTTCGGTTGGCTCATCAGCAAGAGAGGTCTTAAGGATGATCCCCGGGTTATCCACCCCATGACTGTAAGGC
This Marinoscillum sp. 108 DNA region includes the following protein-coding sequences:
- a CDS encoding CotH kinase family protein — protein: MMKKILLPIILLISFMACEQERIGTSEDDNEDIIFDDTDFEATDWTTDTHSNDVDPNFEEVFDDNAVKRLDLVITADRWETMLDDMTSLYGTFGVGRGGNSFSDENPVFVPAEVFYEGTQWYKVGVRFKGNSSLASTWKSGNMKLSFKLDFDEFEDDYPQIKNQRFYGFKKLSLKNNYNDKSMLREKVAGDIFRNAGLVGSHTAFYTLYVDHGEGPVYFGLYTLVEEVDDTVIDTQFANNDGNLYQPDGDGASFASGTFSESVFGKETNEDAADWSDIQNLFTALHADNRTSNAAAWRTSLESVLDTDVFLKYLAVNTVIQNWDTYGRMTHNYFLYNNPETNLLTWIPWDNNEALQTGNMGGSLPLNFSGLSSAQWPLIGYLYADATYKAQYDTYVEEVINGVFNPSDMQATYTTYATLVEPYATSEIRGYSFLNSSSDFQSAVNTLKTHVTQRSAAVAAYLD
- a CDS encoding lamin tail domain-containing protein, with protein sequence MLISSKIYRFTFLLSLFSLLLTIACGGGDGDDEPEPTAEGILINEIVASGDDWIELYNALETSKDLSGYTISDSGNEYELPAGTTIAARGFVVLLCNDLGTGLNTNFKLSSSGESVSLKNAEGTLIDQVEFPNLDNGQSYARFPDGADLWQITGVTTQGESNGSDGAPAINSISRSPLVPALNENVVVTAELISTTGVASVKLFHRFNGSAFSEVAMTLQSGTSYTGTIPGMATEGTVEYYVEAVGTNGSSSFKPASAPDNTDDYLLNTDPLPQLVINEFMASNTSCCPDTDSGEDEFDDWIEIHNLGATAVNLADMYFSDDKDNPFGDKISDDDAAATTIPAGGYLVFWADGSTSQGPTHLNFSLSADGEDVGLFYIDGRTIDAYTFGAQSENVSWGRITDGGDTWGAQATPTPGQANQ
- a CDS encoding EF-hand domain-containing protein, which gives rise to MAFLIVSCASQKNQTSSNDQRPSGQQAGRQQGPPSFSQLIAEMDANEDGKLAKSEVKGPLANDFSKIDTNSDGFLSESELKNAHAPQRGGPRN
- a CDS encoding universal stress protein, which translates into the protein MEAFKHHSYQVALVTLDLTEMDEHVIRYAAMISKILPIERIFFLHVAKTLEFPEELIQKYPTLMAPLDESIQAEIEQKVGQYFQGSEVKTECIVKDGAPIDKILKLAKVKSVDLIVMGRKKSLKGSGLVSSHIARKCPCSLLLVPENFRPEIKKVLIPVDFSRHSALAVHQAEVLTKKSPKDMALVHIYNVPTGYYKIGKTYEEFDEIIRGHARNECAKFQKDHQFSGDLECSFLSSKLDENEKLVHARAIEFGADIIAIGSRGRTTASSILIGSMAEKLVFHESDIPVLIVKNKGENMGFLEAILRV
- a CDS encoding universal stress protein, translating into MKTLKNILVPTDFSERAGNALEQAIYLADRMGGRLLILHVYHRLIAEEDYEDHPDKLEKSIDRKFAKLLKEHPGLNRVPHEFRKERGLSLDNIVGTAQNEAIDLLVMATKGAKGFDEIWGTKTAKIIKRVDVPVFVIPDKTSLKRLKKVGLASDYSTSTVNREIQFLISLAKEMELTVDVITLNRDAKNMIRQELDNREVILKQLEEVKSDFHFTYHHSVEEGLVEYSLAHKVDLITILPKSYSFIERLFNESLTEKMTFHSPIPLLILK
- a CDS encoding RagB/SusD family nutrient uptake outer membrane protein, producing MKRFYILLISLSILTACELDQLPSDGIVNESLASNYEGLVAATNGNYAMLKKLIVYDNKEYTANYWVRNDHQLSEFPSDNVMISGSTTDPLFYAFTREHIATMENTSYVWFSSYRAINGCNQIIGAVDESSSDNFRQLLGENYFLRGLLHLSLLKLFALPYSHGVDNPGIILKTSLADEPTEARSTVGQCYAQVEADLLKAEELMSGGRGSAYASEGAAQALLSRVYLHMEQWQDAIDYADKVIDGDDFSLVSRADYLNSFWNGSESEEAIFLVAHLLQDDHASASIGSMYLTDQGQGWGEVYASEPLRDFLLQYPDDIRNDFIVPDLEPDGVTVKERNGFPKYFITKFSYQDGVVTLNSPQLIRLGEVYLNRAEAYAHLNNAAQAIADVNVIRERAGLTGTALYTTTDLKGFASALEVVLHERRLELAWEGFRLTDLVRNKMNIDRSYPGMHLDEGQTTQVIPWDDPRNIYFIPSNEIANNPLIKQNP